Proteins from a genomic interval of Brucella intermedia LMG 3301:
- a CDS encoding aminotransferase class V-fold PLP-dependent enzyme — protein MTDDIRRKIGLRPVINVSGTMTSLGASIVVPEAIEAMAAILPQFVEVNDLQRKASEVIARLTGGEAGFVTASCSSGITLTVAGTMTGNNLLAIERLPDTTPEKNEVLVQTGHVVSYGAPVDQAIRLAGGKVVLIGQATSTHRYHMENAITEKTAAAVYVVSHHVVDYGLLHLSEFVEIAHARGVPVIVDAASEYDLKLFLEKGADIAIYSGHKFLGGPSSGIVAGKKELVRHAFLQNLGIGRGMKVGKESIYGVMAALEAWEKRDHAGIRERETGYLELWKRTLDGRPGVTALIEPDPTNNPLDRLRVIVSAADAHITAWDLVTALAHGNPPIITRDHEVEHNYFYLDPCNLHPGQETVVARRLGEELDRARASNEIIATPFEDRSRHRFDGLLRWPD, from the coding sequence ATGACCGATGATATCCGCCGCAAGATCGGGCTTCGACCGGTCATCAATGTTTCCGGCACGATGACATCGCTTGGCGCATCCATCGTGGTGCCCGAGGCAATAGAGGCGATGGCAGCGATCTTGCCCCAGTTCGTCGAGGTCAACGATCTCCAGCGCAAGGCAAGCGAAGTGATTGCACGGTTGACAGGCGGCGAAGCTGGCTTCGTCACGGCGTCCTGCTCGTCAGGCATTACACTTACTGTTGCCGGAACCATGACAGGCAACAACCTTCTCGCGATTGAAAGGCTGCCGGATACGACGCCTGAAAAGAACGAAGTTCTGGTGCAGACCGGTCACGTGGTCAGTTACGGCGCTCCGGTCGATCAGGCAATCCGGCTTGCGGGAGGCAAGGTCGTCCTGATCGGACAGGCGACATCTACCCATCGCTATCACATGGAGAATGCGATTACCGAAAAGACGGCTGCGGCGGTTTATGTCGTATCGCACCATGTTGTGGACTATGGCCTTCTGCATCTAAGCGAGTTTGTCGAGATCGCGCACGCCAGGGGCGTGCCGGTGATCGTGGATGCTGCATCCGAATATGACCTGAAGCTCTTTCTGGAAAAGGGCGCAGATATTGCAATCTATTCGGGACACAAGTTTCTTGGCGGCCCAAGCTCGGGGATTGTCGCAGGCAAGAAGGAACTCGTTCGCCATGCTTTCCTGCAAAATCTCGGCATTGGGCGCGGCATGAAAGTTGGCAAAGAGAGCATTTACGGCGTCATGGCTGCACTGGAAGCATGGGAAAAGCGTGACCATGCCGGAATTCGCGAACGGGAAACCGGATATCTGGAACTGTGGAAGAGAACGCTTGATGGCCGCCCCGGTGTCACGGCTCTGATCGAACCAGATCCGACGAACAATCCGCTCGACCGCCTGCGAGTGATTGTGTCTGCAGCCGATGCGCACATCACGGCTTGGGATCTCGTAACCGCTCTTGCGCATGGGAATCCACCGATCATAACCCGTGACCATGAGGTAGAGCACAACTATTTCTATCTCGACCCATGCAATCTGCATCCCGGACAGGAGACTGTCGTGGCTCGACGTTTGGGTGAGGAACTCGACAGAGCCCGGGCATCGAACGAGATTATCGCTACCCCCTTTGAGGACCGAAGCAGGCATCGCTTCGATGGCTTGCTGCGTTGGCCGGATTGA